The segment ATCCAAAACGATTATGATAAAGCGGTGGTAATTATTTCTGAACTTGAAAAACAATTGAAATAATGAGAAAGATATTGATTTTACTACTATTTGTTTCTCAGGTTTTTTGGGCGCAAACCGCTTTTGAACAAGGAAACAAATTCTACGAAAAAGAAAATTACGAAGCTGCCATTTCAAGTTATGAAAGCGTAGTAAATTCAGGAAAACAATCGGCTGAACTGTATTTTAATTTAGGAAATTCCTATTACAAATTGCACAAGGTGGCACCTGCGATTTACAATTATGAAAAAGCCTTATTGCTGAGTCCAAACGATACTGAAATAAAAACCAACTTAGAATTCGCCCGAAAAATGACGATTGATGATATTAAAGTCATTCCAAAAGTAGGCTTTAATAAACTCATTCAGGATTTCACCGCCAAATATTATTATGATACCTGGGCTTGGATTGCGGTGGCTTTTGCATTCCTGTTTTTACTGTTTTTTGTGGGTTATTACTTTTCTCATTCAACCGCTTTGAAACGTGTTTTCTTTTTTGGAATGTTTCTGTGGCTCATCGGAATTGGTCTTAGTACAGCTTCCGGTTTTTATGAAAAAGGGCGAATGGATAATGAAAGACCTGCTATCGTTTTTGCCGAAACTGCATCCGTAAAAAGCGAACCAAAAAGTACTGCGACAGACGCATTTGTGCTTCACGAAGGAACCAAAGTGTACATACTGGAAAGCATCGCCAACTGGAAAAAAGTTGAACTCACCGACGAAACTACCGGCTGGATTGAAGACAGCGCGATTAAGGAAATTAAGAATTAGTGTTCAGTCGCAGTCTCAGTTTTCAGTTTACTATCTTTGTTGACTTATTTGATTTTTGGATTAACTTATAATTCAAAACTCATAACTCATAACTCAAAAAATGTCAAGAGACGAACAATTAAAAAACCGCTGGGACAAAGTCGTTCAAATCCTTTCCAATCAGTTTGCTGAAGGAGATATTCTGGATTTAGACGCTATCATATACTTAATCGGAGTGCAGGAATTGGGGCAATTCAAGCAAGCTTTCAAAAAAGATGAAAAAGTAAATCTGATGCACATTGCCATTTGCCGCTTACTCGAGCCTTATGGTTTCTATGAATTTGATTTTGTAGATAAAGACGGTTGGCCACATTATAAAATCAAAGAGGAATTACCGCCATTAAAAGCTGGTGAACAATCGGTTTTGATGAAAGAAGCCATTGTAAATTATTTTCTGGAAAAAGAGGTTATTGAGTAAATTAGTAACGGCTAATCGTTAAAAAACCCTATTTTTGCACCTTTACAAAATGACCATGATAGACAAGATTAAAGAACATATTGAAGAAGCTAAAGCATTCAACACCAAAAACAAAGAAGCTTTAGAGCATTTCCGTATCAAATATTTGGGTAGTAAAGGTTTGTTGAAAGAGCTTTTTGTTGAGTTCAAAAACATTCCAAACGACCAGAAAAAGGACTTCGGGCAGGTAATCAATACGTTGAAAACCGTTGCCGAAGAAAAGGTAAAAGCCATTCAGGAAGAATTAGAAAGCAAAGAAGAAGTAAAAGGTTTCTATGGCGATTTATCGCGGCCGGCCGAGCCTGTTGTAATTGGTTCACGTCATCCTATTTCATTGGTGAAAAACCAAATCATTGATATTTTCTCTACTATCGGATTCAATGTTTCAGAAGGTCCGGAAATTGAAGATGACTGGCATAATTTTACCGCCTTGAACTTACCGGAATACCATCCGGCGAGAGATATGCAGGATACGTTTTTCATCCAGACCAATCCTGATGTGTTGTTGAGAACGCACACTTCATCAGTTCAGGTGCGTTATATGGAAAACAACAAACCGCCAATCCGTACGATTTCACCGGGAAGAGTTTTCAGAAACGAAGCTGTTTCTTCGCGTTCGCATTGTATTTTCCATCAGGTGGAAGGTTTGTATATTGACAAAGATGTTTCGTTTGCCGATTTGAAGCAAACGCTTTTATATTTCACCAAAGAAATGTTTGGCAAGTCCAAAATTCGTTTGAGACCAAGCTATTTCCCATTCACCGAGCCAAGTGCTGAGGTTGATATTTATTGGGGTTTAAAAACCGAAACCGATTACCGTATCACCAAAGGAACCGGTTGGTTAGAAATCATGGGCTGCGGAATGGTAGATCCAAACGTTCTGAAAAACTGTGGCATCAATCCGGATGAATACAATGGATTCGCATTCGGAATGGGAATTGAGCGTATTGCGATGTTGTTGTACCAAATTGGCGACATCAGAATGTTCTATGAAAACGATGTGCGTTTCTTGGAGCAGTTTAAGTCAAGCATTTAAAAAGAAAATAGATAATAGACGGATAGATGAGAGACGCTATCTTCTGGTCTATTATCTTTTAGTCTATCATCTATTATCTCAAAAATGAAATCAGACATTTCCATACCCGAAGTAGAAAACGTTTTCCTTGCTGCTGTTCAGGAATGGAGTGACGATTTTATGGAAAAGGTTTGGTATGTATATCTAATCAACGATTCTGACTTCGATTTAGACAGCGTAATGGTCGTTTCTAAAGCTTTTGGTACTCTTGATGGCGAAATGAAAAAAACGTCGCTCCTACGTCACGCATTTGTACAAGTTCCGGCAGTATCGGTTGTAAAGATTGAAATGATTGAGCAAAGCGTTCTGCAACTGAACAATGAGTTTATGGTAACTTACTTTATCGGAAGCACACTTTATGATAAAAAATTCACTTTCCGGGCACAATCTATAACTCCGGATTATGTTGAAGAAGTTCCGATTTTGTTTGTTGACGGTGTAATCGTAAGGTAATTATTTTTTATTTTCTTCTGCTTTTTTCTTTGCTTTCCAATTGAAATAACCCAAAATAAATGTCCCGGCCAAAAGATAAACCAAAGAACGGATATAAAAATTAGGGCTGGTCAGTTGTACCTCCAAAGGCTTTTCTTTTAGCGTAAAAAGTATTGAGAATACTATCATTAAAACGCCCCAAAGACCTCCGGTCTTAAGCTGGTATTTCCATCTTTCGTTCATGCTAATCTAATTTTTCGGTTAATTTCTTAAATACTTTTTTGGCTTCTTTTCCTTCATACAAAATCTCATAAACCGCATCTATAATTGGTGTTTTCGCTTTGTATTCCTGGTTTAGTTTATACGCACTTTTTACGGCATAATATCCTTCTGCAACCATTGACATTTCCATCATAGCTGATTTTACCGTGTAGCCTTTTCCAATCATGTTTCCGAACATTCTGTTTCTCGAAAACACCGAATAACCCGTTACCAATAAATCGCCTAAATAAGCAGAATCATTAATATTTCGTTTCATCTTGTGTACTTTCTTGATGAATTTTTTCATCTCACGAATGGAATTACTCATTATAACCGATTGAAAGTTATCACCATAACCCAAGCCATGTGCAATTCCGGCTGCAATAGCGTAGATGTTTTTTAGCATTGCGGCATATTCTGTTCCGATGATGTCGTCTGAGATTTTGGTTTTGATATAATTCCCCGAGAGAATATCAGCTACAACTTTAGCTTTATCTGAATCGCCGCAAGCAATCGTCAGATAAGAAAGACGTTCAAGCGCCACTTCTTCTGCGTGACATGGACCCGTAATTACACCAATATTATCAAAAGGAATATCGTATTTTTTATTGAAATGTTCTCCAACTATCAGGAATGTTTCTGGCACAATTCCTTTGATGGCAGAGAAAATCACTTTATCCTTCAAACTCACAGTTAATTTTTCCAATTCGGCATTTAAGAATGCTGACGGAATCGCAAAAATGATATAATCTGCGTAAGCAACAGCTTCGTTAATATCTGAAGTTAATCTGAGTTTTTTAATATCAAACTCAACCGAACTCAAGTAATTTGGATTGTGCCTTTGGGTTTTTATATGGTCAATTGCCGATTCATTTCGCATGTACCAGGCAATTTCGTCCAGATTGACACACAACATTTTTGCAATTGCGGTAGCCCAACTTCCGCCGCCGATTACTGCAAATTTTGGAGATTTATTCATGTAAATAAACATTTATATCTATCAAAAATACTCATTTTAAAATGATATTTTTAGAAAAAAAACTACTTCTTATAAAACGCACTGCTATCAATATATTCCCAAACTTTTTGAGGCAACATAGGCGCTACATTTTTTTTGTTTTTGATGCTTTCGCGGATAAAAGTAGATGAAAGCTCAATCACCGGAGCTCCAATGCGATGGATTTTATCGTGGTTTACAAACTGCTCATCAATTTCGCCGGAGTTTAATCTTGGATACACATAAATGTGATGATTTTCCAGAATCACTTCGTAGTTTTTCCATTTGTGAAGCGAATTCAGATTGTCTTCTCCCATGATTAAGGCAAACTCATGCTTTGGATATTTTTCTTCCAAATGCGCCAAGGTATTTACGGTATAATTGGGCTGCGGTAATTTAAATTCGATATCGGAAGGCTTGATTTTGGTAAAATCTTCAGTGGCTAACGTTACCATGTGCAAACGCTGGTAATCATCGAGCAAAGTGGTTTTTTGTTTGTGTGGATTATGTGGCGTCACCACCATCCAAATCTGATCCAAATCGGAATGTTCAGCCATATGATTTGCGATAATCATGTGCCCAATGTGGATTGGGTTGAACGTTCCGAAGTATAATCCTATTTTCATTTTTGAGGGATAAGGGATAAGGGATAAGGCATAAGAGTTCTACTTATCCCTTTTCCCTAATCTCTTTTAACTTATTTAATAAACTCTTTAACTAATTCGTATGCCTCTTTTTTAGCAATATCCAAATCATAATTCTTGATGATGGTGTCAAACTGCGGGGCAGTTGCTAATTCAACGTGGGCTTTAGCAATACGCATATTGATTTTGTCATCACTTTCAGTAGAACGTTCTTTTAAGCGGCGTTTTAGTTCGTCAACACTTGGTGGTTTTACAAAAACGGCTAAGGTTTCAACCGGAAATTTATGTTTTATTCGCAATCCGCCTGAAACATCAATATCGAAAATTACGTTTTTACCTTTTGCCCAAATCCGCTCGACTTCACTTTTTAATGTCCCGTAAAAATTATCGCGATAGACTTCTTCCCATTCGATAAAATCATCCGCTTTAATATGTTTTTTGAATTCTTCAATCGACATAAAATAATAATCTTTACCATCCACTTCTTCGCCACGAAGTTCACGTGTTGCCGCCGAAATGGAAAATTCCAGATTCAACTCAGGTTGTGCTAATAAATGTCTGACTATAGTGGTTTTTCCCGATCCTGATGGCGCTGAGAATACTAATAATTTTCCTTTGTTCATTGTGTTGTTGCTTTAGGCTTATAAAACGTTCAAAACCTGCTCTTTGATTTTCTCCAATTCATCTTTCATCATCACGACCAGTTTTTGCATTTCGGTATGATTGGATTTAGAGCCCATAGTGTTTATCTCTCTTCCCATTTCCTGCGTGATGAAACCTAGTTTTCTTCCGTTAGCTTCTGTTCCTGCTATGGTTTCGATGAAATAATTTAAATGGTTTTCCAAACGGACTTTTTCTTCGGTGATATCGTATTTCTCCAGATAAAAAATCAATTCCTGTTCGAAACGATTTTCATCTACGTTTTCTTTTAGTTCATCCAAAGCGGTGCGTAATCTGGTTTTTACCGTTTCAACGCGTTCGGCATCATAAGAAACAGCATTATTCATCAATGTCATGATATTGGCAATACGATGCAGGAATTCTTTTTCCAGTGAAACGCCTTCATCTTTTCTGAATTGGGCAATATTTTCCAACGCTTCGTCAATTACGGTTTGGATTTTTTTCCAATCGTTTTCGTCAATTTCATCGCGCTCCGTTTTTAAAGCATCGGGCATTCTGACTGCCATTTTCATTAATTCGGTTTCATCCGCATTCGGAATTACTGCTTTCATTTGGTTGATATAACCTCTAACAATCGGCACATTTATTTTTGACGAAGTTTCTTCACCGGTAATTTCAACATACAAGGAAAAATCTATTTTTCCGCGCTCCAATCTCGACGAAAGCTGGTTGCGTAAACCCAATTCCATTTCTCTGAAAACAGAAGGCATTCTGGTATTTAAATCCAAACCTTTAGAGTTTAACGATTTGATTTCTACGGTAATTTTTTTTGTTGGTAATTGCAAGGTTGCTTTGCCAAAACCAGTCATTGATTGTATCATTGGTGTATTTTAATAGACTTCAAATATAAGGAAAATTAGTAGTTTGTTTTCACTTTTTGTGTTACCAGATAAACGCCGACAAATATCAAAACTGCTGAAACGATTTTAACCAATGTTAATTCGTCTTTTCCTAAACCGATAGCAAAAACAGTAGCAAAAAGCGGTTGCAGATAAATAAAAACAGCAACCGTTGTTGGCTTCAATTCACGCATGGAAACAAGGTTAAATAAATACGTGAAAAAGGTTGTAAAGACTACGACAAAACCTATTTCCCAAAGAATAGGCATCGGAATTGTTGCCCATTGGATTTCCTGATATTCACTCCAACCAAATGGCAAAACCATCAACAACCCAAAACTGTAAATCCATTTAACGAATGTGAACGCATTATATTTATCCATTAGTTTTTTGACCACAATCAGATAAAAAGCATAGGAAACTGCATTGATAAAAACCAGTAAATTGCCAAGCGAAGCATTCGTTGCATTGCCAATTGATTTTCCATACAGAATTAAAAATCCGGTGCCAAAAAGTCCGAGTAAAATCCCCAGAATTTTTCGAAGTTTTATCTTTTCTTTGATAATAATTGCCGAAAGAATTAAGACGATTATTGGTGTTGTAACCATAATCACAGCTGCCGAAATAGGAGATGTAAAACTCAACCCTTTGAAGAAAGTCAGCATATTTAAAGCCACGCCAAAAAAAGCCGCAGCAATTATTCGGGGAAAATCCTTGAGTTGTATTTTCTCTTTTGGCCCCATAAAAGCAATTGCCCAAAACAAAATTGTAGCTCCAAGAACACGCAATATGATAAACCCGTACGGTTTGACGTAGGTTGGCATTACATCTTTGGCAATCGTAAACGAAACACCGTAAATTAGTGAAACCAGCAAGGCGGCAATTAGTGCCCAAGTTCTTTTTGACATTACGACAATGCTTTTATAACTTCAATGATATTTTTCTGCCCATTGCCAATGTATATTTTATCGTCGATAATAAAAACCGGGCGGCTTAAAAACGTGTAATGTTCCAGGATATACTTCTTGAAATCAGCTTCGGTCAACGATTTGTTTTTCAAATCCATTGATTTATAAAGCTGTGCTTTTTTGCTAAACAAAGCTTCATAGCTTCCGGAAAGCGAATGCATTTCTTCCAATTCTTTTTCTGTAATTGGGTTTTGACGAATGTCTTGGAATTCCAATTTATCAGAATTTGGCAATGATTTTATAATTTTTCTGCAGGTATCGCAGGAAGCTAAATAGTAAATTTTATTGGTCATGAAATTTCTTTTTACAAAGGAAATCCATTTAAAATTTATAATCTGTATTTTTGATAAAAATTTAAAATCATGGATGCAACTTTCAAAATATGGGAAACCAACAGAAAACTTTATCTATCTCTTTTAGAAAATTATTCGTTGGAACAATTGAACAAAATTCCGGAAGGTTTTAGCAATAATCTGGCTTGGAATTTAGGCCATATAATCGTCGCGCAACAAGGATTGGTGTACCGTCTTTCGGGTTTGCCAACTTATGTTTCTGACGAAATGACAAACACTTATAAAAACGGGACGAAACCAACAGGGAAAACTACCCAAGCCGAAATTGACGAATTAAAAGGGCTTCTTTTTTCATTGATGGAAAAGACAAAAGAAGATTATGCCAACGGCAAATTTGTTACCTATACCGAATATACAACCGGAACCGGATTTCATTTGGCTACGACCATGGAAGCTATGAATTTCAATAATTATCACGAGGCCATGCACTTTGGTTTTATGATGAATATTAGAAAGTTTATATAACGTTAAACTCACTCTGGCATCCAAAAAATTAAAATATCTTTGCCAAAATTTTTATACAATGAAATTCAATACTAAAGTTATACATGGTGGTCAACACCATGAAGAAGTTACCGGAGCAGTAATGCCACCCGTATTTCAAACCTCAACATATGCTCAAACTTCGCCGGGAAAACCTGTTGGTGATTATGAATATTCAAGAGCTGCAAACCCAACCCGACAAGCATTAGAAGATGCTTTGGCTTCGATAGAAAATGGTGCTCGTGGTTTAGCCTTTTCATCAGGATTAGCGGCAACCGATTGCTTATTACGTTTGTTTAAAGCCGGTGACGAAATCATCGCGATGGATGATTTATACGGTGGAACTTACAGAATGTTTACCCGTATTTACAAAGACAGCGGTCTTAAATTCCACTTTGTGGATATGAATGATATGGCTAAATTCCAATCATTAATCAATGAAAATACAAAGTTGGTTTGGGTGGAAACTCCGACCAATCCATTGATGAAATTAGCCGACATTCAGGAAATCGCGAAAATTACTAAAGCTAAAAATATTCTATTTGCTGTAGACAATACGTTTGCAACTCCATACCTTCAAAAAC is part of the Flavobacterium sangjuense genome and harbors:
- a CDS encoding tetratricopeptide repeat protein, whose translation is MRKILILLLFVSQVFWAQTAFEQGNKFYEKENYEAAISSYESVVNSGKQSAELYFNLGNSYYKLHKVAPAIYNYEKALLLSPNDTEIKTNLEFARKMTIDDIKVIPKVGFNKLIQDFTAKYYYDTWAWIAVAFAFLFLLFFVGYYFSHSTALKRVFFFGMFLWLIGIGLSTASGFYEKGRMDNERPAIVFAETASVKSEPKSTATDAFVLHEGTKVYILESIANWKKVELTDETTGWIEDSAIKEIKN
- the pheS gene encoding phenylalanine--tRNA ligase subunit alpha, with amino-acid sequence MIDKIKEHIEEAKAFNTKNKEALEHFRIKYLGSKGLLKELFVEFKNIPNDQKKDFGQVINTLKTVAEEKVKAIQEELESKEEVKGFYGDLSRPAEPVVIGSRHPISLVKNQIIDIFSTIGFNVSEGPEIEDDWHNFTALNLPEYHPARDMQDTFFIQTNPDVLLRTHTSSVQVRYMENNKPPIRTISPGRVFRNEAVSSRSHCIFHQVEGLYIDKDVSFADLKQTLLYFTKEMFGKSKIRLRPSYFPFTEPSAEVDIYWGLKTETDYRITKGTGWLEIMGCGMVDPNVLKNCGINPDEYNGFAFGMGIERIAMLLYQIGDIRMFYENDVRFLEQFKSSI
- a CDS encoding NAD(P)H-dependent glycerol-3-phosphate dehydrogenase — its product is MNKSPKFAVIGGGSWATAIAKMLCVNLDEIAWYMRNESAIDHIKTQRHNPNYLSSVEFDIKKLRLTSDINEAVAYADYIIFAIPSAFLNAELEKLTVSLKDKVIFSAIKGIVPETFLIVGEHFNKKYDIPFDNIGVITGPCHAEEVALERLSYLTIACGDSDKAKVVADILSGNYIKTKISDDIIGTEYAAMLKNIYAIAAGIAHGLGYGDNFQSVIMSNSIREMKKFIKKVHKMKRNINDSAYLGDLLVTGYSVFSRNRMFGNMIGKGYTVKSAMMEMSMVAEGYYAVKSAYKLNQEYKAKTPIIDAVYEILYEGKEAKKVFKKLTEKLD
- the nadD gene encoding nicotinate (nicotinamide) nucleotide adenylyltransferase, which translates into the protein MKIGLYFGTFNPIHIGHMIIANHMAEHSDLDQIWMVVTPHNPHKQKTTLLDDYQRLHMVTLATEDFTKIKPSDIEFKLPQPNYTVNTLAHLEEKYPKHEFALIMGEDNLNSLHKWKNYEVILENHHIYVYPRLNSGEIDEQFVNHDKIHRIGAPVIELSSTFIRESIKNKKNVAPMLPQKVWEYIDSSAFYKK
- the gmk gene encoding guanylate kinase, which translates into the protein MNKGKLLVFSAPSGSGKTTIVRHLLAQPELNLEFSISAATRELRGEEVDGKDYYFMSIEEFKKHIKADDFIEWEEVYRDNFYGTLKSEVERIWAKGKNVIFDIDVSGGLRIKHKFPVETLAVFVKPPSVDELKRRLKERSTESDDKINMRIAKAHVELATAPQFDTIIKNYDLDIAKKEAYELVKEFIK
- a CDS encoding YicC/YloC family endoribonuclease; this encodes MIQSMTGFGKATLQLPTKKITVEIKSLNSKGLDLNTRMPSVFREMELGLRNQLSSRLERGKIDFSLYVEITGEETSSKINVPIVRGYINQMKAVIPNADETELMKMAVRMPDALKTERDEIDENDWKKIQTVIDEALENIAQFRKDEGVSLEKEFLHRIANIMTLMNNAVSYDAERVETVKTRLRTALDELKENVDENRFEQELIFYLEKYDITEEKVRLENHLNYFIETIAGTEANGRKLGFITQEMGREINTMGSKSNHTEMQKLVVMMKDELEKIKEQVLNVL
- a CDS encoding DMT family transporter; translation: MSKRTWALIAALLVSLIYGVSFTIAKDVMPTYVKPYGFIILRVLGATILFWAIAFMGPKEKIQLKDFPRIIAAAFFGVALNMLTFFKGLSFTSPISAAVIMVTTPIIVLILSAIIIKEKIKLRKILGILLGLFGTGFLILYGKSIGNATNASLGNLLVFINAVSYAFYLIVVKKLMDKYNAFTFVKWIYSFGLLMVLPFGWSEYQEIQWATIPMPILWEIGFVVVFTTFFTYLFNLVSMRELKPTTVAVFIYLQPLFATVFAIGLGKDELTLVKIVSAVLIFVGVYLVTQKVKTNY
- a CDS encoding arsenate reductase family protein, which encodes MTNKIYYLASCDTCRKIIKSLPNSDKLEFQDIRQNPITEKELEEMHSLSGSYEALFSKKAQLYKSMDLKNKSLTEADFKKYILEHYTFLSRPVFIIDDKIYIGNGQKNIIEVIKALS
- a CDS encoding DinB family protein, giving the protein MDATFKIWETNRKLYLSLLENYSLEQLNKIPEGFSNNLAWNLGHIIVAQQGLVYRLSGLPTYVSDEMTNTYKNGTKPTGKTTQAEIDELKGLLFSLMEKTKEDYANGKFVTYTEYTTGTGFHLATTMEAMNFNNYHEAMHFGFMMNIRKFI